A single genomic interval of Prionailurus viverrinus isolate Anna chromosome A2, UM_Priviv_1.0, whole genome shotgun sequence harbors:
- the LOC125160454 gene encoding olfactory receptor 10H3-like: MMTEFILVGFSTFPQHLLPAFFLLYLLMYLFTLLGNLLIMATVWSERSLHTPMYLFLCALSTSEILFTVAITPRMLVDMLFTHRTITWAACASQMFFSFTFGFTHSFLLMIMGYDRYVAICHPLRYNVLMSNRSCARLVSWTWAGGSVMGMMVTLIVFHLTFCGSNMIHHFFCHVFSLLKLACGNENSSVTLAVILVCVSALMSCLFLIVLSYVFIVAAILRIPSAEGRHKTFSTCVSHLTVVIVHYGFASIIYLKPKGPHSMDSNTLMATTYTVFTPFLSPIIFSLRNKELKNAIKKSIQRKLIPLSS; this comes from the coding sequence ATGATGACTGAGTTCATCCTCGTGGGCTTCTCCACCTTCCCACAGCAtctcctgcctgccttcttcctgctgtACCTGCTCATGTACCTGTTCACGCTGCTGGGGAACCTGCTCATCATGGCCACAGTCTGGAGCGAGCGCAGCCTGCACACGCCCATGTACCTCTTCCTGTGCGCCCTGTCCACCTCTGAGATTCTGTTCACCGTTGCCATCACCCCTCGCATGCTGGTTGACATGCTCTTCACCCACCGCACCATCACCTGGGCGGCCTGTGCCAGCcagatgtttttctccttcacgTTTGGCTTCACACACTCCTTCCTGCTCATGATCATGGGCTATGACCGCTACGTGGCCATCTGCCACCCCCTGCGCTACAATGTGCTCATGAGCAACCGTAGCTGTGCCCGTCTGGTGTCCTGGacctgggctggtggctcagtcatgggGATGATGGTGACCCTGATAGTTTTTCACCTCACCTTCTGTGGATCTAACATGATCCACCATTTTTTCTGCCATGTGTTTTCCCTTCTAAAGTTGGCCTGTGGGAATGAGAATTCCTCCGTCACCTTGGCTGTGATCCTGGTGTGTGTCTCAGCTCTGATGAGCTGTTTATTCCTCATCGTCCTCTCCTATGTCTTCATCGTGGCCGCCATATTGCGGATCCCCTCTGCTGAAGGCAGGCACAAGACCTTCTCCACATGTGTGTCCCACCTCACTGTGGTCATTGTGCACTATGGCTTTGCCTCCATTATCTACCTCAAGCCCAAAGGCCCCCATTCTATGGACAGTAACACCCTGATGGCCACCACCTATACAGTCTTCACTCCCTTTCTCAGTCCAATCATTTTCAGCCTCAGGAATAAGGAGCTCAAGAACGCCATAAAGAAAAGCATCCAGAGAAAACTCATTCCTCTAAGCTCCTGA